From Micromonospora sp. NBC_01699, a single genomic window includes:
- the murJ gene encoding murein biosynthesis integral membrane protein MurJ: MGDGLYRSANAMPHGVPPPADGATLISIESQDQPMVETTAPAPEPPGEGTAAGNSAVMAIGSLVSRGTGFLRTVALGSALGSLAVGNAYTTAQIFPGMVYEFLLGGILTSVLIPVLVRRRKGDPDQGQAYAQRLLTLAVFALGVAAIIAVAAASWLTALYGSDKTSADFQGLVTRLSYLMLPMIFFTGLSALISAVLNVRGHFAAPMWTPILNNLVVIATFGIYIAVFGAKVIPADEMTPGRIALLGGGTLLGVVVQAVGLVPALRKVGFRWRWRFDFRALGLRELARLGGWMFCYVAVSQIGLAVLFNLLNRAGDADEAGPLIYNNVFLLVMMAHGIVAVSILTALMPRMSAAAAEGRYADVVADLSRGTRVVTAVLAPISVCYAVLASPIAVVLFRYGAFSDKSATATSVVLLVGALALIPFAVSQLFTFAFYALPDTKTPALINIPVVGIRVLVQIGLFAAFSASFAAAGLMLGNAVSYLAAVVITAMLLRRRIGRLGLGEIMKTVGKVVVAALGSALVGWLVLQLLPGDSTPSRLEAIVRLVVGGGLIGASYVGLAMLLRIHEISEVVQLVRRKVGR; the protein is encoded by the coding sequence ATGGGCGACGGGCTGTACCGCAGCGCGAACGCCATGCCGCACGGGGTTCCGCCGCCGGCCGACGGCGCGACCCTGATCTCGATCGAGTCGCAGGACCAGCCCATGGTCGAGACCACCGCGCCGGCCCCGGAGCCGCCGGGCGAGGGGACCGCCGCCGGGAACAGCGCGGTGATGGCGATCGGCAGCCTGGTCAGCCGGGGTACGGGCTTCCTGCGTACGGTCGCGCTCGGCTCGGCGCTGGGCTCGCTCGCGGTCGGCAACGCCTACACCACCGCACAGATCTTCCCGGGCATGGTCTACGAGTTCCTGCTCGGCGGCATCCTGACCAGCGTGCTGATCCCGGTGCTGGTCCGCCGCCGCAAGGGCGACCCGGACCAGGGCCAGGCGTACGCCCAGCGCCTGCTCACCCTGGCGGTGTTCGCCCTGGGCGTGGCGGCGATCATCGCGGTGGCCGCGGCCAGTTGGCTCACCGCGCTCTACGGCAGCGACAAGACCAGCGCGGACTTCCAGGGCCTGGTCACGAGGCTCTCCTACCTGATGCTGCCGATGATCTTCTTCACCGGCCTGTCCGCGTTGATCAGCGCGGTGCTCAACGTCCGGGGCCACTTCGCCGCCCCGATGTGGACGCCGATCCTGAACAACCTGGTGGTTATCGCCACCTTCGGCATCTACATCGCCGTCTTCGGCGCGAAGGTGATCCCGGCGGACGAGATGACGCCCGGCCGGATCGCGCTGCTCGGCGGTGGCACCCTGCTCGGTGTCGTCGTCCAGGCCGTCGGGCTGGTGCCGGCGCTGCGCAAGGTCGGGTTCCGGTGGCGCTGGCGGTTCGACTTCCGCGCCCTGGGCCTGCGGGAGCTGGCCCGGCTCGGCGGCTGGATGTTCTGTTACGTCGCGGTGAGCCAGATCGGCCTGGCCGTCCTGTTCAACCTGCTGAACCGGGCCGGGGACGCCGACGAGGCCGGCCCGCTGATCTACAACAACGTCTTCCTGCTGGTGATGATGGCGCACGGGATCGTGGCGGTGTCGATCCTCACCGCGCTGATGCCCCGGATGAGCGCCGCCGCCGCCGAGGGCCGGTACGCCGACGTCGTCGCCGACCTGTCCCGGGGAACCCGGGTGGTCACCGCGGTGCTCGCACCCATCTCGGTCTGCTACGCCGTGCTGGCCAGCCCGATCGCGGTCGTCCTGTTCAGGTACGGCGCGTTCAGCGACAAGAGCGCCACCGCGACCTCGGTGGTACTGCTGGTCGGTGCGCTGGCGCTGATCCCGTTCGCGGTCAGCCAGCTCTTCACCTTCGCCTTCTACGCGCTGCCGGACACCAAGACCCCGGCACTGATCAACATTCCGGTGGTGGGGATCCGGGTGCTGGTACAGATCGGGCTGTTCGCCGCGTTCAGCGCCTCGTTCGCCGCCGCCGGGCTGATGCTCGGCAACGCGGTGTCGTACCTGGCGGCAGTGGTGATCACGGCGATGCTGCTGCGTCGCCGGATCGGTCGACTCGGGCTCGGCGAGATCATGAAGACGGTCGGCAAGGTGGTGGTCGCCGCGCTCGGCTCGGCACTGGTCGGCTGGCTGGTCCTGCAACTG
- a CDS encoding CCA tRNA nucleotidyltransferase — protein MSETSAPDAAGPAAAPAAGPAAPQPSEAGLTAAQRNAVAELLRVSPVADELGRRFARAGHELHLVGGSVRDALLGRLGDDLDFCTDAHPDDTLLILRGWAEATWETGREFGTIGAQREGLRLEITTFRAESYDQITRNPVVRYGTNLIDDLQRRDFTINAMAVSLPGHVFTDPYGGLADLAARVIRTPGTPRASFGDDPLRMLRAARFAAQLGFAVQPQVRTAMVEMATDLDRITAERIRDEFTKLLCGADPITGLRLLVETGLADRFLPELSGLKLEIDEHAQHKDVYEHTLTVVSNAVGLEEQGCDFILRMAALMHDVGKPATKAVGSDGRVSFHHHEVVGAKLTKQRMKAMRYPKDVISQVVALVGLHLRFYGYGRGEWTDSAVRRYVADAGELLERLHKLTRSDCTTRNRRKARQLASDYDALEERIARIRSEEDLARVRPDLDGNAIMELLGVPPGPLVGQAWRHLKELRLERGPMDRDEAEAELQRWARDRGVGG, from the coding sequence ATGTCCGAAACCTCCGCTCCCGACGCCGCTGGACCAGCCGCCGCACCCGCCGCCGGACCAGCCGCGCCCCAGCCCTCCGAGGCCGGGTTGACCGCCGCCCAACGCAACGCCGTCGCCGAACTGCTGCGGGTTTCCCCCGTCGCCGACGAACTGGGGCGCCGATTCGCCCGCGCCGGCCACGAACTGCACCTGGTCGGCGGCTCGGTCCGGGACGCGCTGCTCGGCCGGCTCGGCGACGACCTCGACTTCTGCACCGACGCCCACCCGGACGACACGCTGCTGATTCTGCGGGGCTGGGCCGAGGCGACCTGGGAGACCGGGCGCGAGTTCGGCACCATCGGCGCCCAGCGCGAGGGTCTGCGGCTGGAGATCACCACGTTCCGGGCCGAGTCGTACGACCAGATCACCCGCAACCCGGTGGTGCGGTACGGCACGAACCTGATCGACGATCTGCAACGGCGCGACTTCACCATCAACGCGATGGCGGTCAGCCTGCCCGGACACGTCTTCACCGACCCGTACGGCGGGCTGGCCGATCTGGCCGCGCGGGTGATCCGTACGCCGGGCACGCCGCGGGCGTCGTTCGGTGACGATCCGTTGCGGATGCTGCGCGCGGCCCGGTTCGCGGCCCAACTGGGCTTCGCCGTGCAGCCGCAGGTGCGCACCGCGATGGTCGAGATGGCAACCGACCTGGACCGGATCACCGCCGAGCGGATCCGGGACGAGTTCACCAAGCTGCTCTGCGGTGCGGATCCGATCACCGGCCTGCGGCTGCTGGTCGAGACCGGGCTGGCCGATCGGTTCCTGCCTGAGTTGTCCGGGCTGAAGCTGGAGATCGACGAGCACGCCCAGCACAAGGACGTGTACGAGCACACCCTGACGGTGGTGAGCAACGCGGTCGGGTTGGAGGAGCAGGGCTGCGACTTCATCCTGCGGATGGCCGCGCTGATGCACGACGTCGGCAAGCCGGCGACGAAGGCGGTCGGCTCGGACGGGCGGGTCAGCTTCCACCACCACGAGGTGGTCGGGGCCAAGCTGACGAAGCAGCGGATGAAGGCGATGCGCTACCCCAAGGACGTGATCTCGCAGGTGGTCGCGCTGGTCGGGCTGCACCTGCGGTTCTACGGGTACGGCCGGGGCGAGTGGACCGACTCGGCGGTCCGCCGGTACGTCGCCGACGCGGGTGAGCTGCTGGAGCGGCTGCACAAGCTGACCCGGTCGGACTGCACCACCCGCAACCGGCGCAAGGCCCGCCAGCTCGCCTCGGACTACGACGCGCTGGAGGAGCGGATCGCCCGGATCCGGTCGGAGGAGGACCTGGCCCGGGTCCGGCCCGACCTGGACGGCAACGCGATCATGGAGTTGCTCGGCGTACCGCCCGGACCGCTGGTCGGGCAGGCGTGGCGGCACCTCAAGGAGCTGCGGCTGGAGCGCGGGCCGATGGACCGGGACGAGGCCGAGGCGGAACTCCAACGCTGGGCGCGGGACCGGGGCGTCGGGGGCTGA
- a CDS encoding NADPH-dependent FMN reductase, whose protein sequence is MTKVAIILGSTRPGRNGEAVARWVYDLASKRTDAEFELVDIATYNLPHLDEAIPPAMGQYANDHTKEWAAKIAEFDAYIFVTPEYNHSTSGALKNAIDYLYGEWNNKAAGFVSYGSLGGARAVEHLRLIMAELQVATVRAQVALSLHTDFENYSVFKPAAMHDDALNTVLDQTVAWGRALETLRK, encoded by the coding sequence ATGACCAAGGTAGCCATCATCCTCGGCAGCACCCGCCCGGGTCGTAACGGCGAGGCCGTCGCGCGCTGGGTCTACGACCTGGCGAGCAAGCGCACCGACGCCGAGTTCGAGCTGGTCGACATCGCGACCTACAACCTCCCGCACCTCGACGAGGCCATCCCGCCGGCGATGGGCCAGTACGCCAACGATCACACCAAGGAGTGGGCCGCGAAGATCGCGGAGTTCGACGCGTACATCTTCGTCACCCCGGAGTACAACCACTCCACCTCCGGCGCGCTGAAGAACGCCATCGACTACCTGTACGGCGAGTGGAACAACAAGGCCGCCGGCTTCGTCAGCTACGGCAGCCTCGGTGGCGCCCGCGCCGTCGAGCACCTCCGCCTGATCATGGCCGAGCTTCAGGTCGCGACCGTACGCGCCCAGGTCGCGCTCTCCCTGCACACCGACTTCGAGAACTACAGCGTGTTCAAGCCGGCCGCGATGCACGACGACGCGCTGAACACCGTGCTCGACCAGACGGTCGCCTGGGGCCGCGCGCTCGAAACGCTGCGCAAGTAA
- a CDS encoding methylated-DNA--[protein]-cysteine S-methyltransferase: protein MRWTVLDTPIGELSVAADDAGICGVHFGPIAGALPAGAEPTAGDTEPAAGGAAVSAGEPGAGDAVDDPAAGRWRRAAIEQLRSYFAGELTDFTVPLSVRRGSDFERAVWREMSTIPYGKMRTYGEVATALGDPGAARAVGVACNRNPIPVIVPCHRIVGAGGKLVGFGGGLPRKRQLLEIEAGVALRRAWG from the coding sequence ATGCGCTGGACCGTGCTCGACACGCCGATCGGCGAACTGTCCGTGGCCGCCGACGACGCGGGGATCTGCGGTGTGCACTTCGGCCCGATCGCCGGTGCGCTGCCGGCCGGTGCGGAACCGACGGCGGGTGATACGGAACCGGCGGCGGGCGGCGCGGCGGTTTCGGCCGGCGAACCGGGCGCGGGCGACGCCGTGGACGATCCGGCGGCCGGGCGGTGGCGTCGGGCGGCGATCGAGCAGCTCCGGTCGTATTTCGCCGGGGAGTTGACCGACTTCACGGTCCCGCTCTCGGTCCGTCGCGGCTCCGACTTCGAGCGGGCCGTCTGGCGGGAGATGTCGACCATCCCGTACGGGAAGATGCGCACGTACGGCGAGGTGGCGACGGCGCTGGGCGACCCGGGTGCGGCTCGGGCGGTCGGGGTTGCCTGCAACCGCAACCCGATCCCGGTGATCGTGCCGTGTCACCGGATCGTCGGCGCGGGCGGCAAGCTGGTCGGCTTCGGGGGCGGTCTGCCCCGGAAGCGGCAGCTGCTGGAGATCGAGGCCGGCGTCGCGTTGCGGCGGGCCTGGGGCTGA
- a CDS encoding inositol-3-phosphate synthase, whose translation MGSVRVAIVGVGNCASSLVQGVEYYRNADPNDRVPGLMHVTFGDYHVSDVEFVAAFDVDAKKVGMDLAEAIVASENNTIKLADVAPTGVTVQRGPTLDGLGQYYREIVQESDREPADVVQALRDARVDVVVSYLPVGSEQADKFYAQAAIDAGCAFVNALPVFIASDPAWAQKFTDAGLPIIGDDIKSQVGATIVHRALAKLFEDRGVELLRTYQLNFGGNMDFMNMLERTRLVSKKISKTQSVTSQIPHEINKGDVHIGPSDHVPWLDDRKWAYIRLEGRSFGDVPLNAELKLEVWDSPNSAGVIIDAVRAAKIALDRGIGGPILSASSYFMKSPPVQYSDHDAHQSVEDFIAGTVER comes from the coding sequence ATGGGCTCCGTCCGCGTCGCCATCGTCGGTGTCGGAAACTGCGCCTCGTCCCTGGTACAGGGCGTGGAGTACTACCGCAATGCCGACCCAAACGACCGCGTGCCGGGTCTCATGCACGTTACCTTCGGCGACTACCACGTCTCCGACGTGGAATTCGTCGCGGCGTTCGACGTGGACGCCAAAAAGGTGGGCATGGACCTGGCCGAGGCAATCGTGGCCAGCGAGAACAACACCATCAAGCTGGCTGACGTGGCGCCGACCGGCGTCACCGTCCAGCGCGGTCCGACCCTGGACGGGCTGGGCCAGTACTACCGGGAGATCGTGCAGGAGTCCGACCGCGAGCCGGCCGACGTCGTGCAGGCACTGCGCGACGCCCGGGTCGACGTGGTCGTCTCCTACCTGCCGGTCGGCTCCGAGCAGGCGGACAAGTTCTACGCCCAGGCGGCGATCGACGCCGGCTGCGCGTTCGTGAACGCCCTGCCCGTCTTCATCGCCTCCGACCCGGCCTGGGCGCAGAAGTTCACCGACGCCGGGCTGCCGATCATCGGCGACGACATCAAGAGCCAGGTCGGTGCGACGATCGTGCACCGCGCGCTGGCCAAGCTGTTCGAGGACCGCGGGGTCGAGCTGCTGCGCACGTACCAGCTCAACTTCGGCGGCAACATGGACTTCATGAACATGTTGGAGCGCACCCGGCTGGTCTCCAAGAAGATCTCGAAGACCCAGTCGGTCACCTCGCAGATCCCGCACGAGATCAACAAGGGTGACGTGCACATCGGCCCGTCGGACCACGTGCCGTGGCTGGACGACCGCAAGTGGGCGTACATCCGGCTTGAGGGTCGCTCCTTCGGCGACGTGCCGCTCAACGCCGAGCTCAAGCTGGAAGTCTGGGACTCGCCGAACTCCGCCGGTGTCATCATCGACGCGGTCCGCGCGGCGAAGATCGCCCTGGACCGGGGCATCGGCGGGCCGATCCTCTCGGCCTCGTCCTACTTCATGAAGTCCCCGCCGGTGCAGTACTCCGACCACGACGCCCACCAGTCGGTCGAGGACTTCATCGCGGGCACCGTCGAGCGGTAG
- a CDS encoding PadR family transcriptional regulator codes for MLELAILGLLQESPMHGYELRKELAAKLGAIRAAISYGSLYPTLRRLQSAGWIVEAAETSVTTEVVPALTSRRGRVVYKITAEGKERFAELIAQTGPETYEDTGFGVHFAFFARTDQATRLRILEGRRRKIEERREGLRDVLGRAAERLDAYTLELQRHGLDACEREVRWLEELIANERSGRSPAAPSSAGGTPSTEISPSPPGRQQSSNEPERP; via the coding sequence ATGCTCGAACTCGCCATCCTCGGCCTCCTACAGGAGTCCCCCATGCACGGCTACGAGCTGCGCAAGGAGCTCGCCGCCAAGCTCGGAGCCATCCGTGCGGCGATCAGCTACGGCTCCCTCTACCCGACGCTACGCCGGCTGCAAAGCGCCGGTTGGATCGTCGAGGCAGCCGAGACCTCGGTCACGACCGAGGTGGTGCCGGCGCTGACCAGCCGCCGGGGCCGGGTGGTCTACAAGATCACTGCGGAAGGCAAGGAGCGGTTCGCCGAGCTCATCGCGCAGACCGGCCCGGAGACGTACGAGGACACCGGATTCGGGGTTCACTTCGCGTTCTTCGCCCGCACCGACCAGGCAACCCGGCTACGGATCCTGGAAGGTCGCCGACGCAAGATCGAGGAACGTCGCGAGGGTCTTCGCGACGTGCTGGGCCGAGCGGCCGAGCGTCTCGACGCGTACACACTCGAACTTCAGCGCCACGGGCTGGACGCCTGCGAACGCGAAGTCCGCTGGCTGGAGGAGCTCATCGCAAACGAGCGCTCCGGCCGGTCCCCGGCGGCACCGTCAAGTGCCGGCGGGACCCCATCAACCGAAATAAGCCCGTCTCCGCCTGGACGACAGCAGTCCAGCAATGAGCCGGAGCGGCCGTGA
- a CDS encoding DUF5318 domain-containing protein, whose protein sequence is MRTQRRVVDYSLQKRAVLREVYAGRVGTYEVCDASPYLKNAAHFHGEPTEVRCPICRRENLTHVHYIYGDELKQSAGQARRLAELPVLAMTVREFQVYVVEVCQSCNWNHLVEQYLLGRDGLAAEPGESPVGEAMAGTGSRTPTARRRREAQR, encoded by the coding sequence ATGCGTACGCAGCGCCGGGTGGTGGACTACTCGCTCCAGAAGCGGGCGGTGCTGCGCGAGGTCTACGCCGGGCGGGTCGGCACGTACGAGGTGTGCGACGCGTCTCCGTACCTGAAGAACGCCGCTCACTTCCACGGCGAACCGACCGAGGTGCGGTGCCCGATCTGCCGGCGCGAGAATCTCACGCACGTCCACTACATTTACGGCGATGAGCTCAAGCAGTCCGCCGGTCAGGCCCGCAGGTTGGCGGAGCTTCCCGTGCTCGCCATGACTGTGCGTGAATTCCAGGTGTACGTGGTTGAGGTCTGCCAGAGCTGCAACTGGAACCACCTCGTCGAGCAGTATCTGCTCGGGCGGGACGGCCTGGCGGCCGAGCCGGGTGAATCGCCCGTCGGCGAGGCGATGGCCGGCACGGGCTCGCGGACCCCAACAGCTCGGCGAAGGCGTGAGGCGCAACGGTGA
- a CDS encoding transglycosylase domain-containing protein, which yields MRKRINWLIAGFAVLIMLAGGGVVATTYYTTTVTLPQDLPLPLSSTIYASDGTTQLVKLGEYNRNFVTIEQIPDHVEKAVAAAEDGNFYTHGGLDYMGIARAAWNNFTGGSKQGASTITQQYARNAMELSGGYGRKIKEAVLASKLNEKYSKSEIMQFYLNTIYFGRGAYGIDAAAQAYFGLSVDKLNPAQGAVLAAVIKQPQPDEVTGHKGFDPSDNPEAAKDRWTYVLNGMVDKKWLPADQRPVEYPKVNPPNTTCVNECGINSPVGNVVNYVRDEMVQLKICSSAETCVKEIRDGGYKITTTIDGKMQKAMEAAAWRKAKGSELSDQPDNLMAAAVAIQPGTGRVLAYFGGDNGTGHDYAGKNLEGTLTGGHPPGSTFKIYTLAAALEAGISVDSHWDAMPFKVGGNGPSVQNAGRNPTCGKNCSLEYSTVQSYNVPFYHVTEKIGVDKVVDMAKDAGITTMWTDAGKPFDMIKGTGKDSPFDTYVGYGQYAITVLDHATGVATLAARGKYSKPHFIIKVEQKDKETGAWTKVGGEQLKVEQRIRTEVADSVNAVLEKIPEANKDTLSGSRPATGKTGTWELSPTSKDNAHAWMVGATPQIATAVWVGNVGDLKAIKDKNKTAIGGNGLPADIWKDFMNAASKGMKTQKFPDPPKDFGDPDAGNGVAPPPPPPVCDNPIQILCPPGSVPGQPNQPNQPGQPNQPGQPNQPGQPNQPGQPNQPGQPGQPNEPGRPNGGGGGGGTASPTPRTRN from the coding sequence ATGCGTAAGCGGATCAACTGGCTCATCGCCGGATTCGCGGTGCTGATCATGTTGGCCGGCGGTGGTGTCGTGGCGACCACGTACTACACCACGACGGTGACGTTGCCGCAGGACCTGCCGCTGCCGCTCTCCAGCACCATCTACGCCAGCGACGGCACCACCCAACTGGTGAAGCTGGGCGAGTACAACCGGAACTTCGTCACGATCGAACAGATCCCCGACCACGTCGAGAAGGCGGTCGCGGCGGCCGAGGACGGCAACTTCTACACCCACGGCGGTCTCGACTACATGGGTATCGCCCGTGCCGCGTGGAACAACTTCACCGGCGGCAGCAAGCAGGGCGCGTCCACGATCACCCAGCAGTACGCCCGCAACGCGATGGAGTTGAGCGGCGGCTACGGCCGGAAGATCAAGGAAGCGGTGCTCGCCTCGAAGCTGAACGAGAAGTACAGCAAGTCCGAGATCATGCAGTTCTACCTGAACACGATCTACTTCGGCCGCGGCGCGTACGGCATCGACGCGGCGGCGCAGGCGTACTTCGGTCTCTCGGTGGACAAGCTGAACCCCGCCCAGGGCGCGGTGCTGGCAGCGGTGATCAAGCAGCCGCAGCCGGACGAGGTGACCGGGCACAAGGGTTTCGACCCGTCGGACAACCCCGAGGCTGCCAAGGACCGGTGGACGTACGTCCTCAACGGCATGGTGGACAAAAAGTGGCTGCCGGCGGACCAGCGGCCGGTCGAGTATCCGAAGGTCAACCCGCCCAACACCACCTGCGTCAACGAGTGCGGCATCAACAGCCCGGTCGGCAACGTCGTCAACTACGTCCGCGACGAGATGGTCCAGCTCAAGATCTGTTCGAGCGCGGAGACCTGCGTCAAGGAGATCCGGGACGGCGGCTACAAGATCACCACCACCATCGACGGCAAGATGCAGAAGGCGATGGAGGCCGCGGCCTGGCGCAAGGCCAAGGGCTCCGAGCTCAGCGACCAGCCGGACAACCTGATGGCGGCGGCGGTGGCGATCCAGCCGGGAACCGGGCGGGTGCTGGCCTACTTCGGTGGTGACAACGGCACCGGTCACGACTACGCCGGCAAGAACCTGGAAGGCACCCTCACCGGTGGCCACCCGCCGGGCTCGACCTTCAAGATCTACACCTTGGCGGCGGCGCTGGAGGCCGGGATCTCGGTCGATTCACACTGGGACGCGATGCCGTTCAAGGTCGGCGGCAACGGCCCCAGCGTGCAGAACGCGGGTCGTAACCCGACCTGTGGCAAGAACTGCTCGCTGGAATACTCCACGGTCCAGTCGTACAACGTGCCCTTCTACCACGTCACGGAGAAGATCGGCGTCGACAAGGTGGTGGACATGGCAAAGGACGCCGGCATCACCACCATGTGGACCGACGCCGGCAAGCCCTTCGACATGATCAAGGGCACCGGCAAGGACTCCCCGTTCGACACCTACGTCGGTTACGGCCAGTACGCGATCACCGTGCTCGACCACGCCACCGGGGTGGCCACCCTCGCCGCCCGGGGCAAGTACAGCAAGCCGCACTTCATCATCAAGGTCGAGCAGAAGGACAAGGAAACCGGCGCCTGGACGAAGGTCGGCGGCGAGCAGCTCAAGGTGGAACAGCGGATCCGTACCGAGGTTGCCGACAGCGTCAACGCGGTGCTGGAGAAGATCCCCGAGGCGAACAAGGACACGCTGTCCGGCAGCCGCCCCGCGACCGGCAAGACCGGCACCTGGGAACTGAGCCCGACCAGCAAGGACAACGCGCACGCCTGGATGGTCGGTGCCACGCCGCAGATCGCCACCGCGGTCTGGGTCGGCAACGTGGGCGACCTGAAGGCGATCAAGGACAAGAACAAGACGGCGATCGGTGGTAACGGCCTGCCGGCCGACATCTGGAAAGACTTCATGAACGCCGCCTCCAAGGGCATGAAGACGCAGAAGTTCCCCGATCCGCCGAAGGACTTCGGTGACCCGGACGCCGGCAACGGGGTGGCTCCGCCCCCGCCGCCGCCGGTCTGCGACAACCCGATCCAGATCCTCTGCCCGCCCGGCAGCGTGCCGGGTCAGCCGAACCAGCCGAACCAGCCGGGTCAGCCGAACCAGCCGGGTCAACCCAACCAGCCCGGCCAGCCGAACCAGCCGGGTCAACCGAACCAGCCGGGCCAACCGGGTCAACCCAACGAGCCGGGTCGCCCCAACGGCGGCGGCGGTGGCGGCGGGACGGCGTCCCCCACCCCGCGGACGCGGAACTGA
- a CDS encoding glycosyltransferase family 87 protein — MSAQSTAGIDEPEKVDHPSRSDGFVRGLAEAIGGPIGEHAVGVDRRRGGGRGGLVFWSAARIVLALTCLTLALHWVQKSPCQDGAWQNNYQYTRLCYTDVLALYYAEGLNEGKVPYADHPVEYPVVTGYFMGALGLPVHALGESRPGINQGQWFYNLNALVLSALAVATVAMLLSMRRRRPWDAALFALSPALLVTATVNWDLLAIGLAAFGMYAWARRRPVAAGILLGLAGAAKLFPLFIFGPLLILALRANRLKQALIAAGTAVVTVVAVNLPVAIPYRESWDRFFELNTERPIDWGTLWYIGRYLDGKWNTGNPGDQGPFQWLSNNVDPTLNYLTYALFVLACIGVALLAVLAPRRPRLAQLAFLVVAAFLIFSKVWSQQYTLWLLPLLVLARPRWGAFLAWQLAEVGYFVAFYGELLGASGKQVFPEGVFVLAATLRLVTVAILCGLIIREILRPELDPVRATYDDDPDGGVLDGAPDAPWFTRWRTGRGPAGSDPSPEPPPPASDQPVPVS; from the coding sequence ATGAGCGCGCAGTCGACGGCAGGCATCGACGAGCCTGAAAAGGTGGACCATCCCTCCCGCTCCGACGGCTTCGTCCGCGGACTGGCCGAAGCGATCGGTGGGCCCATCGGCGAACACGCCGTGGGCGTCGACCGGCGACGCGGCGGTGGTCGCGGCGGACTCGTCTTCTGGAGCGCGGCCCGGATCGTGCTGGCCCTGACCTGCCTCACGCTCGCCCTGCACTGGGTGCAGAAGTCGCCCTGCCAGGACGGTGCGTGGCAGAACAACTACCAGTACACCCGGCTCTGCTACACCGACGTGCTCGCGCTCTACTACGCCGAGGGCCTCAACGAGGGCAAGGTCCCCTACGCCGACCACCCGGTCGAGTACCCGGTGGTGACCGGGTACTTCATGGGCGCGCTGGGGCTGCCCGTACACGCGCTCGGCGAGTCCCGGCCCGGCATCAACCAGGGCCAGTGGTTCTACAACCTGAACGCCCTGGTGCTCAGCGCCCTGGCGGTCGCGACCGTGGCCATGCTGCTCTCGATGCGGCGCCGCCGGCCCTGGGACGCGGCGCTCTTCGCCCTGTCACCGGCGCTGCTGGTCACCGCCACCGTCAACTGGGACCTGCTCGCCATCGGCCTCGCCGCCTTCGGCATGTACGCCTGGGCCAGACGACGGCCGGTCGCGGCCGGCATCCTGCTCGGCCTGGCCGGTGCGGCAAAACTCTTCCCGCTGTTCATCTTCGGCCCGCTGCTGATCCTCGCGCTCCGCGCGAACCGGCTGAAGCAGGCACTCATTGCCGCCGGCACCGCCGTTGTCACGGTCGTCGCGGTCAACCTGCCGGTGGCGATCCCGTACCGGGAGAGCTGGGACCGGTTCTTCGAGCTGAACACCGAACGACCGATCGACTGGGGCACGCTCTGGTACATCGGCCGCTACCTGGACGGGAAGTGGAACACCGGCAACCCCGGTGACCAGGGGCCGTTCCAGTGGCTGAGCAACAACGTCGACCCCACCCTCAACTACCTGACGTACGCCCTGTTCGTGCTGGCCTGCATCGGCGTGGCCCTGCTGGCGGTGCTCGCTCCGCGCCGGCCGAGGCTGGCCCAACTCGCCTTCCTCGTGGTAGCCGCGTTCCTGATCTTCAGCAAGGTCTGGTCCCAGCAGTACACGCTCTGGCTGCTGCCGCTGCTGGTGCTCGCCCGCCCCCGCTGGGGCGCGTTCCTGGCCTGGCAACTCGCCGAGGTCGGCTACTTCGTCGCGTTCTACGGCGAACTGCTCGGTGCCTCCGGCAAGCAGGTCTTCCCCGAGGGCGTGTTCGTACTCGCCGCCACCCTCCGGCTGGTCACCGTGGCCATCCTCTGTGGACTGATCATCCGGGAGATCCTCCGCCCCGAACTCGACCCGGTCCGCGCCACGTACGACGATGACCCCGATGGCGGCGTGCTGGACGGCGCACCGGACGCGCCCTGGTTCACCCGATGGCGTACGGGACGCGGGCCGGCCGGGTCCGACCCGTCCCCCGAACCACCACCGCCAGCGAGCGACCAGCCGGTACCGGTGAGCTGA